A window of Aquitalea denitrificans contains these coding sequences:
- a CDS encoding NCS1 family nucleobase:cation symporter-1, protein MRQTDYVEDSVSLSPDMLADQSIADHLHDQSGLSPLLYNADLAPTSKMGRQWSAYSIFALWANDVHNLGNYTFAIGLFSLGLGGWQVLLAFGFGAVFLFLLLNLSGYMGEKTGIPFPVMSRIAFGTRGAQIPALLRGAVAIAWFGIQTYLASLVLQLALLAFYPALKSFQTDNLLGLSSLGWATFLLLWVIQLLIVSYGMEMIRKYEAVAGPVILMTFVALAGWILLRAKFSIAWEMPHALSGTAMWMKILGAAALWVAVYGTFILNFCDFTREAKSRNSIFWGNFWGIPVNMLLFGGVVVVLAGGQYHIDGQIIASPADIVAMIPDTFLLVMATLSLLILTIGVNLMANFVAPTYALTNLMPQYMNFRKAAFLSALIGLLILPWNLYNSPLVIPIFLGGLGALLGPLFGIIMVDYWIIRKQNINIPALYSNEIQSEYHYMAGSNPRAIIALIVSGGIALGLTFLPFFAVLRDFSWFMAAGLAGIIYFLIADRRGPFTDVDGEKISVSPCH, encoded by the coding sequence ATGCGACAAACCGATTATGTTGAAGATTCTGTTAGTTTATCGCCAGACATGCTAGCGGATCAGTCAATTGCTGATCATTTGCATGACCAATCCGGACTCAGCCCGCTGCTTTATAATGCGGACCTTGCTCCGACAAGTAAAATGGGTCGCCAATGGAGTGCTTATAGTATCTTCGCGTTGTGGGCGAATGATGTGCATAACCTGGGGAATTATACCTTCGCAATTGGCCTGTTTTCATTGGGGCTGGGTGGCTGGCAGGTATTGTTGGCCTTTGGATTTGGGGCAGTATTCCTGTTTCTGTTGCTAAACCTGTCCGGGTATATGGGCGAAAAGACAGGCATCCCCTTTCCGGTGATGAGCCGTATTGCTTTTGGCACGCGTGGTGCGCAGATTCCTGCCTTGTTGCGCGGTGCCGTTGCCATTGCATGGTTCGGTATCCAGACTTACCTGGCCTCTCTTGTCTTGCAATTGGCGCTGCTTGCCTTTTACCCGGCGCTTAAGTCTTTTCAGACAGATAACTTGCTTGGTCTGTCCTCATTGGGCTGGGCTACTTTCCTGCTGTTGTGGGTCATACAGCTGCTCATCGTCAGCTATGGCATGGAAATGATTCGCAAGTATGAAGCCGTGGCCGGGCCGGTGATCTTGATGACTTTTGTCGCGCTTGCAGGCTGGATTCTGCTGCGTGCCAAATTCTCCATTGCCTGGGAAATGCCGCATGCACTGAGCGGCACTGCCATGTGGATGAAAATACTGGGTGCTGCCGCTTTGTGGGTCGCTGTTTACGGTACTTTCATTCTTAATTTCTGCGACTTCACCCGAGAGGCCAAATCCAGGAATTCCATTTTCTGGGGTAATTTCTGGGGCATACCGGTCAATATGCTGCTTTTTGGTGGAGTTGTAGTGGTGCTGGCCGGTGGGCAATACCATATTGATGGTCAAATCATTGCATCGCCGGCCGATATCGTTGCGATGATTCCAGATACCTTTTTATTGGTTATGGCCACACTTTCGCTACTGATACTGACAATAGGCGTGAATTTGATGGCAAATTTTGTGGCTCCAACCTATGCATTGACAAACTTGATGCCGCAATACATGAATTTCCGCAAAGCGGCCTTTTTGTCTGCGTTGATTGGTCTGCTTATCTTGCCATGGAATCTGTATAACTCACCCTTGGTCATTCCGATATTTCTGGGAGGATTAGGCGCATTGCTGGGGCCGCTATTCGGCATTATCATGGTTGATTACTGGATAATCAGAAAACAAAATATCAACATACCGGCTTTGTATTCAAATGAAATACAGAGTGAATACCACTATATGGCGGGCAGCAATCCCAGGGCGATAATTGCGCTGATTGTCTCTGGTGGAATTGCTCTCGGGCTTACCTTTTTGCCCTTTTTTGCCGTGTTAAGAGACTTTTCCTGGTTCATGGCGGCCGGGCTTGCCGGCATCATCTATTTCTTGATTGCTGATCGTCGTGGTCCATTTACCGATGTGGACGGTGAGAAGATTTCGGTCTCTCCATGCCACTGA
- a CDS encoding GNAT family N-acetyltransferase, translated as MTQAISIRPLAADDFAAWLPLWQGYLDFYHSSQPEADTAITWQRFLDAAEPMQAWLAWQGERAVGLVHTVLHRSSWTPGNYCYLQDLYVQPDVRGTGAGRALIEQVYAYAADVGCSRVYWLTHESNAKARQLYDRLADNLGFIQYRKQVG; from the coding sequence ATGACCCAAGCCATATCCATCCGCCCGCTTGCCGCCGACGATTTTGCTGCCTGGCTGCCCTTGTGGCAGGGCTATCTGGATTTCTATCACAGCAGCCAGCCGGAAGCAGATACCGCCATTACCTGGCAGCGCTTTCTCGATGCGGCCGAGCCGATGCAGGCCTGGCTGGCCTGGCAGGGCGAGCGCGCGGTGGGTCTGGTGCATACCGTGTTGCATCGCAGTAGCTGGACGCCGGGCAATTACTGTTATCTGCAGGATTTGTATGTACAGCCTGATGTGCGCGGCACGGGTGCCGGACGGGCGCTGATCGAGCAGGTGTATGCCTATGCAGCGGATGTCGGCTGCAGCCGGGTGTACTGGCTCACCCATGAAAGCAATGCCAAGGCCCGTCAGCTGTACGACCGGCTGGCTGACAACCTGGGTTTTATCCAGTACCGCAAGCAGGTGGGTTGA
- a CDS encoding EthD family reductase produces the protein MVMINVSILYPYSATARFDFDYYLQQHMPLASKLLAPALLDMRVEKGISGSEPGSTPNFTALCQLQFESVESFLAAFMPIAEQLQGDIANYTDITPQIQFSEILLG, from the coding sequence ATGGTCATGATCAACGTCAGCATTCTCTATCCGTATAGCGCTACTGCCCGTTTCGATTTCGACTACTACCTGCAACAACACATGCCGCTGGCCAGCAAGCTGTTGGCTCCGGCCTTGCTGGACATGCGGGTGGAGAAGGGCATCAGCGGCAGCGAGCCTGGTAGTACCCCCAACTTCACTGCGCTGTGCCAGCTGCAGTTTGAATCGGTGGAGTCGTTTCTTGCCGCCTTCATGCCGATAGCGGAGCAACTGCAAGGTGATATTGCCAATTACACCGATATCACGCCGCAAATCCAGTTCAGCGAAATCCTGCTGGGTTAG
- a CDS encoding winged helix-turn-helix domain-containing protein produces the protein MTLHLSLPQARLLHLAAQGLQTPPRRKATPADVLATIRRMALLQIDTISVVARSPYLVLYSRLGHYDQTWLDTTLASGAVFEYWAHEACFVPREDYRLLRHRMLDPAQMGWKYPQRWLEQHQPAVEELLQKIRTHGPVRSADFKRSSGKGDGWWDWKPEKRHLEVLFTLGQLMVKERRSFQRVYDVAERVLPDWDDARDLPSQEEVQRDMVRNSCRALGVVKAGWVADYYRLKRGKYDVLLHQLADEGELIPARIEGWQHDVFVHHSLQADLALAAEDKLKSGHTAALSPFDPVVWDRKRASELFGFDYRIECYTPAAKRRFGYFVLPLLNRGRLVGRMDAKTHRQQGVFEIKALYLEPGIKPTGQLCRDLAAMLHKLAAWHGTPQLVLQQGPSELAAHLETS, from the coding sequence GACGGAAGGCCACACCAGCCGATGTGCTAGCCACCATCCGCCGCATGGCCTTGCTGCAGATCGATACCATCAGCGTGGTGGCACGCAGCCCCTATCTGGTGCTGTACAGCCGACTGGGTCATTACGACCAGACCTGGCTGGATACCACACTGGCCAGCGGTGCCGTGTTTGAATACTGGGCGCACGAAGCCTGCTTCGTGCCACGGGAAGACTACCGCCTGCTACGCCACCGCATGCTGGACCCGGCGCAGATGGGCTGGAAATATCCGCAGCGCTGGCTGGAACAACACCAGCCGGCAGTAGAAGAACTGCTGCAGAAAATCCGTACACACGGCCCGGTGCGCTCTGCCGACTTCAAACGCAGTAGTGGCAAGGGGGATGGCTGGTGGGACTGGAAGCCGGAAAAACGCCATCTGGAAGTGCTGTTCACCCTGGGCCAACTGATGGTGAAGGAGCGACGCAGCTTTCAGCGCGTCTACGATGTGGCGGAACGGGTGCTGCCGGATTGGGACGATGCGCGCGATCTGCCCAGCCAGGAAGAAGTACAGCGCGACATGGTGCGCAATAGCTGCCGGGCGCTGGGCGTGGTCAAGGCCGGCTGGGTGGCCGATTACTACCGGCTCAAACGCGGAAAGTACGATGTATTGCTACACCAGCTGGCGGATGAGGGCGAGCTGATTCCCGCCCGCATCGAAGGCTGGCAGCACGATGTTTTCGTCCATCACAGCTTGCAGGCCGACTTGGCGCTGGCAGCCGAAGATAAACTCAAATCGGGCCACACTGCCGCACTGTCGCCGTTTGACCCGGTGGTGTGGGACCGCAAACGCGCCAGCGAGCTGTTTGGCTTTGATTACCGCATTGAGTGCTATACCCCGGCGGCCAAACGCCGCTTCGGCTATTTCGTGCTGCCGCTGCTCAACCGTGGCCGGCTGGTGGGACGCATGGATGCCAAGACCCACCGCCAGCAAGGCGTGTTCGAAATCAAGGCGCTGTATCTGGAGCCTGGCATCAAGCCCACCGGCCAGCTATGCCGCGATCTGGCCGCCATGCTGCACAAGCTGGCCGCCTGGCACGGCACGCCACAGCTGGTGTTACAGCAGGGGCCAAGCGAACTGGCTGCTCACCTTGAAACAAGCTAA
- the thiC gene encoding phosphomethylpyrimidine synthase ThiC: MNAPTKLNAAMTVDSAAIQPLPNSRKIYVEGSRADIRVPMREISQSDTPTQFGGEQNPPIYVYDTSGIYSDPAANIDIQSGLPALRAAWIAERGDTEQLAGLSSDYGRAREADSKLDDLRFNLTRKPRRALPGKNVSQMHYARQGIITPEMEYVAIRESLNRKAYIESLQAAGGKNAKLLELMTRQHAGHSYGAALPEEITPEFVRQEVAAGRAIIPCNINHPESEPMIIGRNFLVKINGNIGNSAVTSSISEEVDKMTWGIRWGADTIMDLSTGKNIHETREWILRNSPVPIGTVPIYQALEKVNGKAEDLTWEIFKDTLIEQAEQGVDYFTIHAGVLLRYVPLTANRMTGIVSRGGSIMAKWCLAHHQENFLYTHFEEICEIMKAYDVAFSLGDGLRPGSVWDANDAAQLGELKTLGELTQIAWKHDVQVMIEGPGHVPMQLIKENMDKELEWCHEAPFYTLGPLTTDIAPGYDHITSAIGAAQIGWYGTAMLCYVTQKEHLGLPNKDDVKEGIITYKLAAHAADLAKGHPGAQIRDNALSKARFEFRWEDQFNLGLDPDKARSFHDETLPKDSAKVAHFCSMCGPHFCSMKITQDVREFAAQQGISDEAALRKGMEVKSVEFVKGGSKLYDKI, encoded by the coding sequence ATGAACGCGCCCACCAAACTCAATGCAGCCATGACGGTCGATTCGGCCGCCATCCAGCCCTTGCCCAACTCCCGCAAGATTTATGTTGAAGGCAGCCGTGCCGACATCCGCGTGCCGATGCGCGAAATCAGCCAGAGCGACACCCCCACCCAGTTTGGCGGCGAGCAAAACCCGCCCATCTACGTGTACGACACCAGCGGCATTTATTCCGACCCGGCCGCCAATATCGACATCCAGAGCGGCCTGCCGGCACTGCGTGCTGCCTGGATTGCCGAACGTGGCGACACCGAGCAACTGGCCGGCCTGTCCAGCGACTATGGCCGTGCCCGCGAGGCCGACAGCAAGCTGGACGACCTGCGTTTCAACCTGACGCGCAAGCCGCGCCGCGCGCTGCCGGGCAAGAATGTCAGCCAGATGCACTATGCGCGCCAGGGCATCATCACCCCGGAGATGGAATACGTTGCAATCCGCGAAAGCCTGAACCGCAAGGCCTATATCGAAAGCCTGCAAGCAGCCGGCGGCAAGAATGCCAAGCTGCTGGAACTGATGACCCGCCAGCACGCCGGTCACAGCTATGGTGCTGCGCTGCCGGAGGAAATCACCCCGGAATTCGTGCGTCAGGAAGTGGCTGCCGGCCGCGCCATCATTCCGTGCAACATCAATCACCCGGAATCCGAGCCGATGATCATCGGCCGCAACTTCCTGGTGAAGATCAACGGCAATATCGGCAATAGCGCAGTAACGTCGTCGATTTCCGAAGAAGTGGACAAGATGACCTGGGGCATCCGCTGGGGTGCCGATACCATCATGGACCTGTCCACCGGCAAGAACATCCACGAAACCCGCGAGTGGATTCTGCGCAACTCGCCGGTACCCATCGGCACCGTGCCCATCTACCAGGCGCTGGAAAAGGTCAACGGCAAGGCCGAGGACCTCACCTGGGAAATCTTCAAGGACACGCTGATCGAGCAGGCCGAGCAGGGCGTGGACTACTTCACCATCCACGCCGGTGTGTTGCTGCGTTATGTGCCGCTGACTGCCAACCGCATGACCGGCATCGTGTCGCGCGGTGGTTCCATCATGGCCAAGTGGTGTCTGGCGCATCACCAGGAAAACTTCCTGTACACGCATTTCGAAGAGATTTGCGAAATCATGAAGGCCTACGACGTGGCCTTCAGCCTGGGCGACGGCCTGCGTCCGGGCAGTGTGTGGGATGCCAACGATGCGGCGCAGCTGGGTGAACTGAAAACCCTGGGCGAGCTGACGCAGATTGCCTGGAAACACGATGTGCAGGTGATGATCGAAGGCCCCGGCCATGTGCCGATGCAGCTGATCAAGGAAAACATGGACAAGGAACTGGAGTGGTGCCACGAAGCGCCGTTCTACACCCTGGGCCCGCTGACCACCGACATCGCTCCGGGTTACGACCACATCACTTCCGCCATTGGCGCGGCGCAGATCGGCTGGTATGGCACCGCCATGCTGTGCTACGTCACCCAGAAGGAACACCTGGGCCTGCCCAACAAGGATGACGTCAAGGAAGGCATCATCACCTACAAGCTGGCCGCCCACGCCGCCGACCTGGCCAAGGGCCACCCCGGCGCGCAGATTCGCGATAACGCCCTGTCCAAGGCACGTTTCGAATTCCGCTGGGAAGACCAGTTCAATCTGGGCTTGGACCCGGACAAGGCGCGCAGCTTCCACGACGAAACCCTGCCCAAGGACAGCGCCAAGGTGGCGCACTTCTGTTCCATGTGCGGCCCGCATTTCTGCTCGATGAAGATTACCCAGGACGTGCGCGAATTCGCCGCCCAGCAGGGCATCAGCGATGAAGCTGCGCTGCGGAAGGGCATGGAAGTGAAGTCGGTGGAGTTTGTGAAGGGTGGATCCAAGCTGTACGACAAGATATGA